One Vibrio quintilis DNA segment encodes these proteins:
- a CDS encoding helix-turn-helix domain-containing protein yields MNEIYHYTECGLPDIYLKNGFCLQVIDNEEYLSIDHIESLHQAIGLSLAGKHSLLTGDEFRFLRIELNQSRRVLGELLGVDQQTIGRWEKGESAIPKLADVSVRVLFSESCHQHSQLGQLLEQLAEAEAQNIFSCRMEVEEKNHVWHVSL; encoded by the coding sequence ATGAATGAAATCTACCATTATACAGAGTGCGGCCTGCCTGACATTTATCTGAAAAATGGCTTCTGCCTTCAGGTGATTGATAACGAAGAATATTTGAGTATTGACCACATTGAGTCGCTGCATCAGGCCATTGGGTTATCTTTGGCTGGAAAACATAGTCTGTTAACCGGAGATGAATTCCGTTTTCTCCGCATCGAGCTGAATCAGTCCCGCAGAGTGCTGGGGGAATTACTTGGTGTTGATCAGCAAACGATAGGCCGCTGGGAGAAAGGAGAATCGGCGATTCCTAAACTGGCAGACGTCTCTGTCAGGGTACTGTTTTCAGAATCATGTCATCAGCACAGCCAGCTGGGTCAGTTGCTGGAACAACTGGCAGAAGCGGAAGCTCAAAACATTTTCAGTTGCCGGATGGAAGTTGAAGAGAAGAATCATGTCTGGCATGTGTCGTTGTAG
- a CDS encoding cyanobactin maturation protease PatG family protein — MYVLSVFISNSDNESTMPPLVEEILSLNANDGNRNDERALNYVLYNNPQIYLQSYTLYYK; from the coding sequence GTGTATGTCCTCAGTGTTTTTATCTCCAATTCAGACAATGAATCGACGATGCCCCCTTTAGTCGAAGAAATTTTGTCGCTGAATGCCAATGACGGGAATCGTAATGATGAGCGGGCGTTGAACTATGTTTTGTATAATAACCCTCAGATTTATTTGCAATCTT